A single region of the Fusarium fujikuroi IMI 58289 draft genome, chromosome FFUJ_chr05 genome encodes:
- a CDS encoding related to aldehyde dehydrogenase — MAANNLSYTIAPLEHTPLDEIAAKVDLVRKTFRSGRTKDMEFRMKQIRKLYWAIVDNTELMQDALIKDLRKCKYEAVLAEIDWCKQECIDMVNNMEKWLRDEPVPNVPLQFRAMKHRTRFEPLGVVLNIGSFNFPFQLNLPVVIGAIACGNCVVLKASESSPNCAMVLKKIFDESLDPECFTYVNGALPETQLLLEQKFDKICFTGGKAVGKIIAQKAAETLTPVLLELGGLNPAFVTKHANLKLAARRLLWQKSLNAGQVCMSHNYILVERSVLSQFLGELNNQMRTFFPQGAKNSPDLCRIVNAGHFNRLKKMLDGTNGKIVLGGSMDESTLFMEPTAVLVDDINDSMMTQEAFGPIFAMMAVDSLDQAIDIANTVDPTPLSLSAFGSKAENNKILDNVTSGGATCNDAFFHSQIPQSPLGGVGQSGMGNYHGIYSIRTFSHQRTIAEVPYWADFLFRVRYMPYQWPVMNRMKAVADSKPNFDRNGNKTKGITYFLALVLGLGSKKSKGALLRWAVLVVAAAILEAKKGVLSQLLTR; from the exons atggctgCCAACAATCTATCCTATACCATTGCTCCTTTAGAGCATACGCCTCTCGATGAGATCGCCGCCAAGGTCGATCTCGTAAGGAAGACCTTCAGATCGGGCCGTACCAAAGACATGGAGTTTCGCATGAAGCAGATTCGCAAGCTGTACTGGGCCATCGTCGACAACACTGAACTGATGCAAGATGCTCTCATCAAAGATCTTCGCAAGTGCAAGTACGAGGCCGTTCTGGCCGAGATTGATTGGTGCAAGCAAGAATGTATCGACATGGTCAACAATATGGAAAAATGGCTTCGCGATGAGCCTGTCCCCAATGTTCCCTTGCAGTTCCGTGCCATGAAGCACCGCACTCGCTTCGAACCACTCGGTGTTGTCCTCAACATCGGATCCTTCAACTTCCCTTTTCAGCTCAACCTCCCTGTTGTCATTGGCGCGATCGCTTGCGGTAACTGTGTCGTTCTCAAGGCCTCTGAATCATCTCCCAACTGTGCCATggtgctcaagaagatctttgaCGAGTCCCTGGACCCTGAATGTTTCACATATGTTAATGGTGCTTTGCCCGAGACTCAACTTCTGCTCGAGCAGAAGTTCGACAAAATTTGCTTCACTGGTGGCAAGGCAGTCGGCAAGATTATTGCCCAGAAGGCTGCCGAGACCCTGACTCCTgtgcttctcgagctcggTGGTTTGAATCCGGCCTTTGTCACCAAGCATGCCAACCTCAAATTGGCCGCCAGACGACTTCTGTGGCAGAAATCTCTCAATGCAGGCCAGGTTTGCATGTCTCACAACTACATCCTCGTCGAGCGAAGTGTTCTTTCTCAATTCTTGGGGGAGCTCAACAACCAGATGCGCACCTTCTTCCCCCAAGGCGCCAAAAACAGCCCTGACCTTTGCCGCATCGTCAATGCTGGCCACTTCAACcgcctcaagaagatgcttGATGGCACCAACGGCAAGATCGTCCTCGGTGGCTCCATGGACGAGTCGACCCTCTTCATGGAGCCAACGGCGGTGCTTGTTGACGACATCAACGACAGTATGATGACCCAAGAGGCGTTTGGCCCCATTTTCGCAATGATGGCGGTAGATTCCCTCGACCAGGCCATCGACATTGCTAATACAGTTGACCCGACACCACTGTCTCTTAGCGCCTTTGGAAGCAAGGCCGAGAACAATAAGA TTCTGGATAATGTTACCTCTGGCGGCGCCACATGTAACGATGCCTTCTTCCACTCTCAGATTCCACAGTCGCCCTTGGGAGGTGTTGGCCAGTCTGGAATGGGCAACTATCATGGCATCTACTCTATCAGAACTTTTAGCCATCAGCGTACTATCGCCGAAGTCCCTTACTGGGCTGACTTCCTGTTTCGCGTGCGATACATGCCATACCAGTGGCCCGTCATGAACCGAATGAAGGCGGTTGCCGACTCAAAGCCTAACTTTGACCGAAACGGTAACAAAACCAAGGGAATCACATACTTCCTTGCCCTGGTCCTCGGTCTCGGATCAAAGAAGTCCAAGGGCGCTCTTCTCAGGTGGGCCGTCCTTGTGGTTGCAGCCGCCATACTGGAAGCAAAGAAAGGTGTTCTGAGCCAATTGCTCACACGATAA
- a CDS encoding related to 3`->5` exoribonuclease produces MPITILSPQPPTPRRPQAVAATSSDSDSDSDSEGGAGVAADDILTPGAEITSNAQWMRGHGTYVPSGSSSIKSSLAGTLTKTNKLLSVRPLRARYTPEIGDLVVGRIVEVQAKRWRVDVAASQLAILQISAINLPGGILRKRTETDELQIRSFFAEGDLVVAEVQQLHQDGAASLHTRSLKYGKLRNGVFVAVTGTGGGGGVVRSKRQVWTMNVANAGGKVDVLLGVNGYIWISKHIESDPAAEAAGINRMEENLSSKVYSSQNDPMEVSTMREIARIRSVILALVENGLKVDEDTVTRGYSEAVDMVRDTTDDDLYLGGNKGQHLAAVLTGR; encoded by the exons ATGCCTATCACAATCCTCAGCCCTCAGCCTCCCACGCCTCGGAGACCACAGGCTGTTGCAGCTACAAGCTCTGACTCCGACTCCGACTCCGACTCAGAAGGCGGCGCTGGCGTTGCGGCTGACGACATTCTCACTCCAGGTGCTGAGATAACTTCAAATGCCCAATGGATGCG TGGACATGGTACTTACGTGCCGTCTGGATCATCATCTATCAAATCTTCTCTTGCTGGTACCCTCACAAAGACAAACAAGCTGCTTTCTGTGCGGCCTCTCCGAGCCCGTTACACTCCGGAGATTGGTGACTTGGTTGTTGGTCGGATCGTCGAAGTTCAAGCAAAGCGGTGGCGTGTCGATGTAGCCGCGTCTCAGCTTGCCATTCTCCAAATCTCAGCCATCAACTTACCTGGTGGTATTCTCCGCAAGCGTACCGAGACTGATGAGCTTCAAATCCGCAGTTTCTTTGCCGAAGGAGATCTTGTTGTCGCAGAGGTCCAGCAGCTACACCAAGACGGCGCCGCGAGTCTTCACACCCGCAGTTTGAAGTATGGTAAGCTTCGCAACGGTGTCTTCGTCGCTGTCACTGGCACcggtggtggcggtggtgtcGTTCGATCCAAGAGACAGGTCTGGACAATGAATGTGGCCAACGCCGGCGGCAAGGTCGATGTCCTTCTTGGTGTAAATGGATACATTTGGATCAGCAAACATATAGAAAGCGACCCGGCCGCTGAGGCAGCGGGCATCAACCGTATGGAAGAGAATCTGAGCAGCAAGGTCTACTCGAGTCAGAATGATCCCATGGAAGTGTCGACCATGCGCGAGATTGCGCGAATCCGCAGCGTCATCCTGGCCCTTGTTGAGAACGGGCTTAAGGTGGATGAAGATACAGTGACCAGAGGATACAGTGAGGCTGTGGATATGGTTCGTGATACCACTGATGACGACCTGTACCTAGGAGGCAACAAGGGACAGCACCTAGCCGCTGTTTTGACTGGCCGTTAA